One Spinacia oleracea cultivar Varoflay chromosome 4, BTI_SOV_V1, whole genome shotgun sequence DNA segment encodes these proteins:
- the LOC110794364 gene encoding proline-rich receptor-like protein kinase PERK2: MKLVKKTQKNNTNISDNGEVSVVTGDCSAGDNSGGRTVLVGVRLDQQSKELLTWALMKVAQPGDLVVALHILHSSTEVEQSTLLSLVKTFDSTLAVYEGFCNLKQVDLKLKVCRGSSLRKILVREAKAYESATLILGTCKAQHMIRSPTSVAKYCAKKLSNNFMVVAVDNGKIVYRREAGNGKVSQLVSGPKVDNVEVDDDGNSSIKTVESGQETCDVFEKPSAGARRSTLIKRYLGCGPISAWADYPCDEMLEESCSDDREDRSLALVPYHASSAPKLTVNQESNESKPGWQLVRRVFLPRYHDSEKVPSRKTSMVRRVLRFPGRHSSMAVHPDRKRRESPQMDDHLSDMSAESGAIVPVTDVAASVPSSPFNGFKYLVKELEGLLEKYSSICRLFTYQELLSATSNFAPEKMVGKGGSSQVYQGCFPDGKELAVKILKPSEDALQEFIAEIEIITTISHKNIISLFGFFFDEESLILVYDFLSRGSLEENLHGNETSAGSFGWEKRYKAAVGVAEALDYLHNRDSQTVIHRDVKSSNILLSDKFEPQLSDFGLATWSSSASSHLTSSDVAGTFGYLAPEYFMHGKVTDKMDVYSFGVVLLELLSGRKPIDSSNPKGKESLVIWANSKLKDEKMSQLLDLRLGSDYDHEQIERMVLAATLCIRREPQTRPRIGNVLKLLEGDIEVINWAEQQVSSYPEEFEVLDGETPRSDIQSHLNMALLDLIEDDAASVSSNEANISLEEYLKGRWSRTSSFD; this comes from the exons ATGAAGTTAGTGAAGAAAACCCAGAAAAACAACACCAATATAAGCGACAATGGGGAAGTTTCCGTCGTCACCGGAGATTGTTCCGCCGGCGATAATTCCGGCGGGAGAACGGTGTTAGTTGGGGTAAGGCTTGACCAACAGAGTAAAGAACTTCTTACGTGGGCTCTCATGAAAGTTGCTCAACCTGGAGATCTTGTTGTTGCTCTTCATATCCTTCACTCTTCCACTG AAGTTGAACAATCGACGCTTCTGTCGTTGGTGAAGACATTTGATTCGACGCTTGCTGTGTACGAAGGCTTCTGCAATTTGAAGCAG GTTGATTTGAAGCTTAAGGTATGTAGGGGATCATCTTTACGGAAGATTTTAGTTCGAGAGGCGAAAGCATATGAAAGCGCTACGCTAATTCTAGGAACTTGTAAAGCTCAGCACATGATTCGATCCCCAACTTCAGTGGCAAAGTATTGTGCGAAGAAACTGTCAAATAATTTCATGGTTGTTGCTGTAGATAATGGGAAAATTGTTTACCGTAGAGAAGCTG GAAATGGCAAGGTTTCTCAGCTGGTTTCTGGACCAAAGGTTGATAATGTGGAAGTGGATGATGATGGTAATTCTTCCATTAAAACAGTGGAATCTGGTCAGGAAACTTGTGATGTTTTCGAAAAGCCGAGTGCTGGGGCTAGAAGAAGTACCTTGATTAAGAGATATTTGGGCTGTGGACCCATCTCTGCTTGGGCAGATTACCCCTGTGATGAAATGCTAGAGGAGTCCTGTTCGGATGACAGAGAGGATAGATCACTGGCTTTGGTGCCATATCACGCCTCTTCAGCACCAAAGTTAACTGTTAatcaagaatcaaatgagtcgaAACCTGGTTGGCAGTTGGTTCGAAGGGTGTTTTTACCCAGGTACCATGACTCAGAAAAGGTTCCAAGCCGGAAAACATCCATGGTTCGCCGGGTATTGAGATTTCCAGGGAGACATTCTTCAATGGCGGTTCATCCTGATAGAAAGAGACGCGAATCTCCTCAAATGGATGATCATTTGTCTGATATGAGTGCAGAGAGTGGCGCAATTGTTCCAGTTACTGATGTTGCAGCCTCTGTTCCTTCCTCCCCTTTTAATGGATTCAAGTATCTGGTCAAAGAACTTGAAGGACTTCTTGAGAAATACTCATCCATCTGTAGATTGTTTACATACCAAGAGCTTCTGTCAGCCACTTCGAATTTTGCACCTG AAAAAATGGTTGGAAAAGGTGGTAGTAGCCAGGTTTACCAAGGGTGTTTTCCTGATGGAAAGGAGTTGGCAGTAAAAATATTGAAGCCATCAGAGGATGCGTTGCAGGAGTTCATTGCTGAAATTGAGATCATTACAACGATCAGTCACAAGAATATCATatctttgtttggatttttctTTGACGAAGAAAGTTTGATTTTAGTCTATGATTTCTTGTCAAGAGGAAGCCTAGAAGAGAATCTTCATG GTAACGAGACTAGTGCAGGATCATTTGGCTGGGAGAAGAGATACAAGGCGGCAGTAGGGGTGGCAGAGGCATTAGACTATCTACACAACAGAGATTCACAAACTGTGATTCATCGGGATGTTAAATCCTCAAATATTCTCCTTTCGGATAAATTTGAACCCCAG CTTTCAGATTTTGGACTTGCCACATGGTCTTCAAGTGCGTCTTCACACTTGACTTCCTCGGATGTTGCAGGAACCTTTGG GTACCTGGCCCCGGAATACTTCATGCATGGCAAAGTGACCGACAAAATGGATGTGTATTCATTTGGTGTTGTACTTCTCGAGCTTCTTTCAGGAAGAAAACCAATAGATAGCAGCAATCCAAAGGGCAAGGAGAGCCTCGTCATTTGG GCAAACTCAAAATTAAAGGACGAAAAGATGTCTCAGTTACTAGATCTTAGATTAGGCAGCGACTATGACCACGAGCAAATTGAAAGGATGGTCTTGGCTGCCACCCTTTGCATAAGGCGTGAACCTCAAACACGACCCCGTATAGGCAAT GTTCTGAAGTTGCTCGAAGGTGATATTGAAGTAATAAACTGGGCAGAGCAACAAGTGAGTAGTTATCCTGAAGAATTCGAGGTTTTGGATGGTGAGACACCACGGTCTGATATCCAATCCCATTTAAATATGGCTTTGCTTGATTTAATTGAAGATGATGCTGCATCTGTTAGTAGTAATGAGGCAAATATATCCCTAGAGGAATATTTGAAAGGGAGATGGAGTCGCACTTCAAGTTTTGATTAA